The proteins below are encoded in one region of Reichenbachiella sp. 5M10:
- the pbpC gene encoding penicillin-binding protein 1C has translation MRAWSSFGLRWRVIGVSCVAVVLIYGLYLAIPLPGEKLARDYSQVILARDGSFLRVYLNSQEQWCLPPQLQTEIPDKLKTAVLTYEDQYFDRHWGVNPVAVVRAAYLNVKHQRVVSGGSTLTMQLARMILAQPRTLYNKFREVFLAMKIEAHYSKREILQEYLSHAPYGSNVRGYLAASYRFFGKEPKQLTWGEAATLAVLPNAPGMIFPSKNSDKLERKRNQLLKRMYELEIIDEETYELTLLERTPDEMLPFPLAAPHLTDRIHATHHRDIVETTIDTEIQYETNFFVQQHAAKMKEMGIRNACALVVDNRTGHVVSYVGSQDYHNLDQDEQGRVDGVVATRSSGSILKPFLYAAAIDEGIVLPQTLIKDVPTYFESFSPSNASETFQGVVPASTALIHSLNVPAVRLLNAYGVQKFYNMLEAAGVQSLFRHADDYGLPLILGGAEVSPWDMAQLYRGLAQGGRFARITYDPSEVLEPEQELVSEAATFLVLDELKELIRPGLEFYWKKYGDQRPLAWKTGTSYGHKDAWAVGTSPWWTVVVWVGNFDGESNKNLSGMASAGPLLFNIANILPEDSKELWFEEKAEDFVMVRICEETGFYVSSACPNTMEVKAPVHMRPMKVCPYHQRFFIDPSTGYAVCSRCWDGHQAAAGVLKFTPDINYYLRKNGVIVTEEPIHNPACRQLQEHGILQITYPVDRANIFLPKDFDGSHQPLIGRVATQFPDREMFWYVDDSFVSSSVSNPSMPLYLREGPHVLTVVDAEGNRDQVRFSVSRN, from the coding sequence ATGAGGGCGTGGAGTAGCTTCGGGCTTCGGTGGAGAGTGATTGGGGTGTCGTGTGTGGCTGTGGTGTTGATCTATGGATTGTACTTGGCGATCCCCCTGCCCGGGGAAAAACTAGCGCGTGACTATAGCCAAGTCATTCTTGCCCGTGACGGGAGTTTCTTGCGGGTGTATCTCAACAGCCAAGAGCAGTGGTGTTTGCCGCCGCAGCTGCAAACAGAAATCCCAGACAAGTTGAAAACGGCTGTGCTGACGTACGAAGATCAATACTTCGACCGTCACTGGGGTGTCAACCCTGTGGCGGTCGTGCGAGCGGCCTATCTCAACGTCAAGCATCAGCGCGTCGTGAGTGGGGGGAGTACGCTGACCATGCAGCTGGCCCGTATGATTCTGGCTCAGCCAAGGACTCTGTACAACAAATTTCGGGAAGTGTTCCTTGCAATGAAAATCGAGGCACACTACTCCAAGCGTGAAATACTCCAAGAGTATTTGTCTCATGCGCCGTATGGCAGCAATGTTCGTGGTTACCTAGCTGCATCTTACCGCTTCTTTGGCAAAGAACCCAAACAGCTGACTTGGGGTGAAGCAGCGACCTTGGCGGTCTTGCCCAATGCCCCAGGCATGATTTTCCCCTCCAAAAATAGCGACAAACTGGAGCGTAAGCGCAACCAGTTGTTGAAAAGAATGTACGAACTGGAGATCATCGATGAGGAGACTTATGAGTTGACGTTGCTGGAGCGAACACCCGATGAGATGCTTCCTTTTCCGTTGGCGGCCCCCCACCTGACCGATCGAATCCATGCTACTCATCACAGGGATATCGTGGAGACGACCATTGATACGGAGATACAGTACGAGACCAATTTTTTTGTACAGCAGCATGCCGCCAAAATGAAGGAGATGGGGATCCGCAATGCTTGTGCGCTGGTCGTTGACAATCGTACAGGGCACGTGGTGAGCTATGTCGGCTCGCAGGATTATCACAATCTCGACCAGGACGAACAGGGGAGGGTCGATGGCGTGGTGGCTACCCGTTCTTCAGGTTCGATACTCAAGCCATTTTTGTATGCTGCGGCCATCGATGAGGGGATTGTACTCCCCCAAACGCTAATCAAGGACGTGCCGACTTATTTTGAGAGCTTCTCTCCGAGCAATGCTTCAGAGACCTTTCAGGGGGTTGTACCGGCATCTACGGCGTTGATTCACTCGCTCAATGTCCCAGCAGTGCGTTTGCTCAATGCCTATGGAGTACAGAAGTTTTACAACATGCTAGAAGCGGCGGGTGTACAGTCTCTGTTTCGTCATGCGGATGACTATGGGTTGCCCTTGATACTAGGGGGAGCGGAGGTGAGTCCTTGGGACATGGCGCAGCTTTACCGGGGTTTGGCGCAGGGAGGGAGGTTTGCTCGGATTACGTACGACCCCAGCGAGGTACTCGAACCAGAGCAAGAGTTGGTCAGTGAAGCGGCTACCTTTCTGGTACTGGACGAACTCAAAGAGTTGATTCGCCCTGGGTTGGAGTTTTATTGGAAGAAGTATGGTGATCAACGACCGCTGGCGTGGAAGACAGGTACTAGCTATGGTCACAAAGACGCTTGGGCCGTGGGGACGTCACCTTGGTGGACGGTTGTCGTGTGGGTAGGCAATTTTGATGGCGAGTCCAACAAGAACCTGTCGGGAATGGCGAGTGCAGGACCTCTGTTGTTCAACATAGCCAACATATTGCCAGAGGACTCCAAGGAGTTGTGGTTTGAAGAGAAAGCGGAGGATTTTGTGATGGTTCGGATCTGTGAGGAGACGGGTTTTTATGTGAGTTCGGCCTGCCCAAATACTATGGAAGTGAAGGCGCCTGTCCACATGAGGCCAATGAAAGTGTGTCCATATCATCAGCGGTTCTTCATCGATCCATCGACGGGGTATGCCGTATGTTCGCGTTGTTGGGATGGACACCAAGCAGCAGCAGGCGTATTGAAGTTTACACCAGATATCAACTATTATCTTCGTAAAAATGGAGTCATCGTGACGGAAGAGCCCATTCATAACCCCGCATGCCGCCAGTTGCAGGAGCATGGTATCTTACAGATTACCTATCCTGTAGATCGAGCCAATATTTTTTTGCCCAAGGATTTTGACGGTAGCCACCAACCCCTAATCGGCAGAGTAGCGACACAGTTTCCCGATCGGGAGATGTTTTGGTATGTGGACGACTCCTTCGTCAGCAGCTCGGTGAGCAATCCATCCATGCCGCTATATCTGCGCGAAGGGCCTCACGTGCTCACAGTGGTAGATGCAGAAGGCAATCGAGATCAAGTGCGATTTTCGGTGAGTAGGAATTGA
- a CDS encoding SH3 domain-containing protein codes for MKTKITSLLALVALLYSCTPKETQSTETPEEVAESIAEATEEVTTGAVCVWDQVSVRQNPGPKEKYLTALSVGESLMYLGVDSLSGKRTYAKVQLNDETVGWTLKDFLVMEAKPAVVVRDASIYSRPDLLTKKDLSFAAMDIVASIETEGDWMQVRGKRSDGKWMDEGWIKADNISFNDIDIATAKFAKGALSLEGKEEKMAALQEIIENTDLESSSFMSSLVVQLTELAEQEAPIESDTTVVEEGE; via the coding sequence ATGAAAACAAAAATCACATCCTTATTGGCACTAGTTGCCCTATTGTACAGCTGTACTCCCAAAGAAACGCAAAGCACGGAAACCCCAGAGGAGGTCGCCGAGAGCATCGCCGAAGCAACCGAAGAGGTGACAACAGGAGCAGTATGTGTTTGGGATCAAGTCTCTGTCCGACAAAACCCAGGCCCCAAAGAAAAATACCTGACAGCGCTGAGTGTGGGAGAGTCTCTGATGTATCTAGGGGTGGATTCCCTTTCGGGAAAAAGAACCTATGCCAAAGTACAACTCAACGATGAAACCGTAGGGTGGACGCTCAAGGATTTTTTGGTAATGGAAGCCAAACCTGCTGTGGTCGTGCGGGATGCGAGTATCTATTCTCGCCCAGATTTGTTGACCAAAAAGGATCTCTCATTTGCAGCTATGGATATCGTAGCAAGTATTGAGACCGAAGGTGATTGGATGCAAGTACGGGGCAAACGATCGGATGGGAAATGGATGGACGAAGGCTGGATCAAGGCCGACAACATTTCATTCAACGACATTGATATCGCTACGGCGAAATTTGCCAAAGGAGCGTTGAGCCTTGAGGGCAAAGAAGAAAAGATGGCTGCACTTCAGGAGATCATTGAAAACACAGATCTAGAGAGTTCTAGTTTCATGTCCAGCTTGGTAGTACAACTCACCGAATTGGCAGAACAAGAAGCTCCTATAGAGAGTGATACGACAGTAGTCGAGGAGGGAGAATAA
- a CDS encoding phosphotransferase enzyme family protein, protein MELASYGQEDLREIIDHFVYDGQVEDIRPFGSGHINDTYRVFNTDSSLDDYLLQRINHHVFADVKGMMDNIHQVTEHIRHHPSTDWTQETLQLHASTASEWYTMYRGAYWRMFDFRKNTKSYDLVETAEQAYQGARAFGVFFRLLSDLPVEQLTMTLPEFHNIILRLRTLEGAVKEDTEGRAREVQAEIYYARSIADQMCQIEHLKQANHLPLRVTHNDTKFNNVLLDAHDRGVCVIDLDTVMPGVIHYDFGDGIRTSANTAQEDESDLACVQLDLDKFEAFASGYLEVTRDVLTPTEIEYLGMSGALMSYLMAVRFLTDYLQGDRYYKTTHPLHNLDRARCQLELTRQILAQQEALNHIIRRKV, encoded by the coding sequence ATGGAACTAGCCTCCTACGGTCAGGAAGATCTCCGTGAGATCATAGATCACTTCGTCTACGACGGGCAGGTGGAGGACATTCGTCCGTTTGGAAGTGGACATATCAACGATACCTACCGTGTATTCAACACGGATTCGTCGCTGGATGATTATCTCTTGCAACGGATTAATCACCATGTGTTTGCGGATGTCAAAGGGATGATGGATAATATCCATCAAGTGACCGAGCATATCCGGCATCACCCTTCGACGGACTGGACTCAAGAGACACTGCAACTCCATGCTAGCACGGCGAGTGAATGGTATACCATGTATAGAGGGGCCTATTGGAGGATGTTCGACTTCAGAAAGAACACCAAGAGCTATGATTTGGTGGAGACTGCGGAGCAGGCTTATCAAGGTGCTAGGGCTTTTGGTGTTTTTTTTCGATTGTTGTCAGACTTGCCAGTAGAGCAACTGACGATGACCCTGCCGGAATTTCATAATATCATTTTGAGATTGAGGACGTTGGAGGGAGCGGTAAAGGAAGATACAGAGGGAAGAGCCAGAGAGGTACAGGCAGAGATCTACTATGCACGGAGCATTGCAGACCAGATGTGTCAGATTGAGCACTTGAAACAAGCCAACCATCTACCGCTACGTGTCACTCACAACGACACCAAGTTCAACAATGTGCTGCTTGATGCTCACGATCGGGGAGTTTGTGTCATCGATCTTGATACCGTCATGCCAGGTGTGATCCACTATGATTTTGGAGACGGCATTCGGACGAGTGCCAATACTGCGCAGGAAGATGAGTCAGATCTCGCCTGTGTACAGTTGGACTTGGACAAGTTTGAAGCTTTTGCATCGGGATATCTCGAGGTGACGAGAGATGTGCTGACACCAACCGAGATTGAGTACCTAGGAATGTCTGGAGCCTTGATGTCCTACTTGATGGCGGTGCGGTTTCTCACGGATTATCTACAAGGTGACCGATACTATAAGACAACTCATCCTCTCCACAATCTCGATCGTGCCCGGTGTCAGCTGGAGCTCACTCGGCAAATTCTCGCTCAGCAGGAGGCGCTCAATCACATCATACGAAGAAAGGTATAG
- a CDS encoding response regulator — MKQGGPLSVLFIDDDTIERMKFNRAVSTLPLEVKITEAKNGEEALQLLETKTNLPDVILLDLNMPRISGIEFLTRLKSDETLRYIPTIVVTTSNNKKDLLTCYTIGIAGYILKPLKYEEYVTVIGKVLAYWDASETIRQ, encoded by the coding sequence ATGAAGCAAGGAGGTCCACTGTCGGTTCTATTCATTGATGACGATACGATTGAGCGAATGAAGTTCAACCGGGCGGTTAGTACATTGCCTTTGGAGGTTAAAATAACAGAAGCAAAGAATGGAGAAGAGGCTTTGCAATTGCTAGAGACTAAGACAAATCTCCCTGATGTGATTTTGCTGGATTTGAATATGCCCAGGATTAGTGGTATAGAGTTTTTGACTCGGCTAAAAAGCGATGAAACGCTTCGTTATATCCCAACCATCGTAGTGACTACATCTAATAATAAAAAAGATTTGCTCACATGCTACACCATAGGAATCGCTGGCTATATTCTAAAGCCCCTCAAATATGAAGAGTACGTGACGGTAATAGGTAAGGTACTGGCCTATTGGGATGCCAGTGAAACCATTCGTCAGTAG
- a CDS encoding heme NO-binding domain-containing protein, with protein MKGIVFTEFLVMVESKFGLEAVDHIIQCSELPNGGAYTSIGTYDFGEMQRLIEHLSLYTELSKDDLIYAFGMHFFQYLKGNYPYLFKMYETPVAFISSVEDHIHVQVRKIYPQAQLPSFEVIEHSDTKLTLVYRSPKGFYKFAEALIRQTFCHYNETCEVSYKLMKEDGTQVKFNVFHHGDRPN; from the coding sequence ATGAAAGGAATTGTCTTTACGGAGTTTTTGGTCATGGTCGAAAGCAAATTTGGTTTGGAGGCCGTGGATCACATCATTCAATGTTCAGAATTGCCTAATGGAGGAGCCTATACGTCGATCGGGACGTATGATTTTGGAGAGATGCAACGCTTGATTGAACACCTCAGCCTTTATACAGAATTGTCCAAAGATGACTTGATTTATGCCTTTGGGATGCATTTTTTTCAGTATCTTAAAGGGAATTATCCATACCTCTTCAAAATGTATGAAACACCTGTAGCGTTTATTAGTTCAGTCGAGGATCATATTCATGTCCAAGTAAGAAAGATATACCCACAGGCGCAATTGCCATCATTTGAAGTAATAGAGCATAGTGATACAAAGCTGACACTCGTCTACCGCTCGCCAAAGGGGTTTTACAAGTTTGCAGAAGCCTTGATCCGCCAGACTTTTTGTCACTACAATGAAACATGTGAGGTCAGCTACAAGCTCATGAAAGAGGATGGAACACAAGTTAAGTTTAATGTTTTTCATCATGGGGACCGACCAAATTGA